aatttattttaaatttaaaattattattattattattattttatttttattattagagatagcgagagagagaaagagagagagaggcagagagagggagagaaaatcccaagcaggctccatgctgggcatggagcccgacacaggactcagtctcacaactgtgagatcgtgacttgaatCAAAGTCAGGGCTTGTTCacgcaactgactgagacacccaggtgtccctcagtaTATACTTTCTTAAagttttgggtatttttttcttccttaaagatccttaaaaaaaattttttttaagtttatttatttttgacagagacagattgcgagcatgagcggggggaggggcacagagagagagagacagaatgcgaagcaggcttcaggctctcggctgtcagcacagagcccaacaccgggttcgaactcacgaaccgtgagatcatgacctgagctgaagttggacgtttaaccgactgagccacccaggtgccccgcagagCTAAGATCCTTTATTATAATGTGATAAAATAGGATgataaaaatactttatgataataaaaatgttttatgtacacATTGCttacaaaaaatcaaaacatgttcATATAGAGACTTCTCCGAATCAAAAGCATGTGGTTGTCAGTCTTCATTCAGAAAGTTCAAAAGCTTTATACTGGTGTGAACATCTCAGAAGACTTTGTTTAATTCTAAAATCATGAaattttctccattctctcaATGTGCTGTTCCAGGCCCTGTGTGTTCAGGCTCAcacctgcctctgtttctctttaaTGAGCACACTCCCATATCCATCCTATATCCTGACCACGTGGCACAAgtgctttttttctgtgtatagCACTGTGAGGGTTGGTGTCTGGGCCATTGTCTTTATTTTGATGCCCTTTCTTGCCAACATGATGAAATCATTATTCAAGGGCAGGTTGATGTGCTTTCttcactccccccccaccccgactctcTGGGCCGGACTCGATTGCTCATGCTTCTACCCTGCTAGAACCTCTATGATGGCACCTGGCACATTGTCTGACAGGTGattgattatatttttttttgtctctttaacGAAGTTATACATTCCTTGAAGATGAAGCCTATCTAGTACTCATCCTTGCCTCTCCAGATGTCTCGTATAGTAGGAAATGCTCAAGTAATGTTTAAATTAGTTAATCTATGTATCTTTAAAGTTTCAATGGTGGATTGTATTGTTTGTGGCCAGGATCAACTGCCTGTAGTCACCAGCAAGGTGTACAATGCAGTAGCAAATCTCTGGGAGCCCTGGTTGGACGAAGAAGCTATTCATACTTTAAGGAAAGGTAAGTGAAAGATTTATTCATCCttattttgtctctatttttattcatgttgttCAGACTAAGATCTTTAATGTTTGCTTGGGTGTGTTCATTCTGGATGTGCCCATTTCTTTGGAGGCTGTAAGTCATGTTTGAAAGCTGTGGAGAGGCATGGATGGTGAGTGGGCCCAGGGCAAAGAGAGCAGGTCCAAGATCAGGTGCTAGCTCCAAAAGTACCACTGCAGCAGACCCTTGGGTGTTACCACCACTGGCTCACAGGTGTGAGGGCGATTTTGCCTTTAAGTCTCATTGCTACTAAGACTGTAGCAGGTCTGGTTTATCTGACATCTCTCCCATAGTAGTCTTTGGCATGGTCCACGTGTGTTCCTACTTTTGCATTTTGTACTTCACTATATCTCTCATCTTAACTTCCCAAACATGCAGAAGTAGGAGTTGATgcattaatgtttcttttctaaaatttgacACCTCATGACCTAGTGCCAATATCATTTTCATCTGAATATCGGATACAACTGTTGGTAGGTCAGTATGTGGAAGTCCCACCACTGGATCTGGCACACAGTCGGTTTTCAGTAAGTGATTCTTATTTAATGACAGCCTATGTATGTACAAACTAAATAATGAGAAATAAGTATCACCTTCCTGACTGGCTTGTAAACCATAATTAAGAGTTTGCTTTCATAGTCACTGTGAATCTGTGTACGTGTTTTTCTAGAGTGtgtcttaaatttgtttttgtaggTGGCTTTTATTCACAGAAAGTTTCACCTAATCTGAACCTTAGGATCATCAGTCTAAACACAAACTTGTACTACGGCCCAAATATCATGACTCTGAATCAGACTGACCCAGCAAATCAGTTTGAATGGCTAGAAAAGACACTGAACACCTCTCAGCAAAATAAGGAGAAGGTAGATCCCAGAGACTAAAATCATCTGGGGATAAACAGGGGctaaatttgtgtatttattaactCAAGTGGGGTCAGCTattaataaagatattaaaatttgaaGATGTTTTCACATGAAACACCTTATGGTTTAATTAAATCtgctgtgtttgttttattttgctttgcttttaatgCTTTGATGACTGATTGACatctgttgattaaaaaaaaattgtgaccaAGATCACAGTTACTATATATCATTAACAGTGTAATTTAAGTGAGTCAAATGCAAGTAGAATGATActaatagttttataatttcatcgttttttttttttggtaataggaGAGATGGTATATttgctttctaaattttaattaatatacagtaCTTTTAATCTTGGATATCTAAATGTCATTTGGTTATGATACACGTGCAAAAAGATTCTCATCAGTCCTCATTATGTTTCTTTCTCCAGGTGTACATCATAGCACATATCCCAGTAGGATATGTGCCCCATTCAAGGAACATCACAGCAATGAGAGAATTGTATAATGAGAAATTGATAGATATTTTTAGAAGATACAGCAATGTCATTGCAGGACAATTTTATGGACACACTCACAGAGATAGTATTATGGTGCTTTCTGATAAAAAAGGTAATATGCTGTTCTGTGTGCATCTTCCCAATCCAAATTGCTAGAGCAAAGCAGTGAATATCCAGTAATTTTTACTGAACCAGTAAATTACAAGTTTCATTAAATCAACCTGCCAGCACCAGATTTTTCTGAATATCTTCTGTGTTTGTAAGGCAAGTGTCGATTTCCTATTTAGGCCTGCAGTTGGGTGTCTCCCTATTTGCTCCATGGGGCCACCAGCATTTGATAGCTATCAACAAAAAAGGCTCTGAAACCCTTAGCTCACTCAACTTTTCTTTTAGATTCTCAAGTTTAGAGAAATACTGCTGTTCATTATTTACTTCCTAGACTCAAGTGTCTTTTTATATGACTTGTTTTACTTCTCAGAATttgaagagaaaagcagaattcacCACTGGTTTAAAATAGATCAAACACTTAATTTTAAGGGATAATCAACATTGTCATCTACTCAGAATTAAAAGATAAGAATAGGAGAATCTCAGCATCAGACAAAACAATGATTACCTATTTTTAAAGATGACCTCCTCACGAGGACAGGAAACGGGGAGTTAATCAAATAAGCGTTCTTATTTCAGAATAgtcagccaggaaaaaaaaatcagtatttatttttttcagcaattggggaaaattttcaaaatgctttacCTCTTTCACCTACAAAAAGTAGGCTTGGTAAAAAATGACCATTTTTCAGCATTTGATAGCTTTTTTACTCAGAAATTCATTCCTGTAATAGATAGGTATAAAAGCATGGTGACCCCAATCAGGTTCTTATTATGTAATTATTGGCATATTGTTTTAGGTAGATGTACAGAACAAACTagttttgtatttgtgtgtatgtgtgtgtgtatacctgtgATAACTTAGattttgttattatgaaaattttcaaatacacctaaaagagaataattaaacaacgcccccccccccgcccacataCCATCACTTATATTTAACATCTATCAggattttgccacatttgctttacctattcacttctttattcttttttctttttctcaagtaTTTGAAAGTAAATCTCAAACATTAGATCCATTTTAGCCTACATGCTACTGTATACATTGCTAAAATATATGGCTAATTCACATAATTTAATTGTCATTTGGTCAGTTGTCATTAACTACATGGctaattatataatttacatactaatACGATTCACTTACCTACCTAACAAGAGCAACAGTAATTTTTCAGTATCATCTAATACCAATCCATAATAAAAATTCCTCTATTTTCTCAAAAGTGTCCCTTTATAGTTGTTTCAAGTCAGGATTCATCAAGGATCATACATCATTTGGCTGTTATGTCTGTTAATCTCTTAATCttgcatttgtttatatttttagtaaagataaactcaattaaaaaatatgtttatgtacaTATGTTTTGTCCAGGAGGACCGGTAAATTCTTTGTTTGTGGCTCCTGCTGTTACCCCAGTGAAGAGTGTTGCAGAAAAACTGACCAACAATCCTGGCGTCAGACTATTTCAATATGATCCTCATGATTATAAACTATTGGTAAGTTGGCACAGTTTTGGAATTGCCCCCACATTTATGCAtgtctttatagttttcaatagTTTAGTTGAATGTTTTCAGCTTAACTATGTACGTTGTTTCTATGTTGAAATCTCATGatgtctgtcttctttttatatttggcTGGTCAGCACTTTCTCAGTATGGGCATTATGAGATCAGCCTTTGGGAGGTTGTTTCTGTCCTTCTAAGGACTTGACATTTGTTCAGTACATTGGGCAGGGCCTGATTTGGGGACTTGTACACATACTGAAACTTTTCACTAAGCCATATTTATTAATTACTCTTCTCTAGAACATAGCTGTGAAGGTGACTGTAGACTCCGAAACCATACTCCCCCAAGCATTCTTTTATCAAATTTCCTTATGTATTTCCAGCCTGttcctctttaaaatgaggattaaaCTAAGTATTACTGACTTCACagaattgctgtgaggattacatgaacaaatatgtgtaaagcacttagaaaaataCTTGGCTTATAGTAAGAACTCAATACATGTTGGCAGcgttttttttgtaaataaaaatgagttggacatttatctttgagacaaaAGTTCTCTGGAGCTTGTACACGACTAGGTTTTAGACCAATTTAACATTGAAGGGCTGGGCTTTTTGCTTATAAGTACTGCCCCTTTTAATTAATatcatttgaaaagaattttcaatTAAAGTCTCTATTGatgtaaatgcattttttttccctaaataaacTTAGTAAGAGGTAGCTCACTTGTCCCTTAGAGCatgtttttatgaagaaaataaggcaagGGAAATCAGATTTAATTTGCAAACATTTgattaaatgaggaaataaaacaattgaCTGAATTCTTTATACAACTATTAGTTGCCTATTTTTGGATCTGagcatcatacacacacacacgcacacacacatatatatatattatatatgtatacatgtacatatacgtgtgtatgtgtatatgtatgtatgtgtgtatgtatatacacatactgacatggaaagatgccCTGATATAgcactaattatttttaaaagtgcaaaacAGT
The nucleotide sequence above comes from Panthera tigris isolate Pti1 chromosome B2, P.tigris_Pti1_mat1.1, whole genome shotgun sequence. Encoded proteins:
- the SMPDL3A gene encoding acid sphingomyelinase-like phosphodiesterase 3a isoform X2, coding for MTTTIQSVFPNLQVFPALGNHDYWPQDQLPVVTSKVYNAVANLWEPWLDEEAIHTLRKGGFYSQKVSPNLNLRIISLNTNLYYGPNIMTLNQTDPANQFEWLEKTLNTSQQNKEKVYIIAHIPVGYVPHSRNITAMRELYNEKLIDIFRRYSNVIAGQFYGHTHRDSIMVLSDKKGGPVNSLFVAPAVTPVKSVAEKLTNNPGVRLFQYDPHDYKLLDMLQYYLNLTDANLKGESDWKLEYMLTQTYDIEDLQPKSLYALAKQFAVLDSEQFIKYYNYFFVSYDSSAICNGECKSYHVCAIMSLDRISYEDCLKQYYIKHYP